A single genomic interval of Stieleria maiorica harbors:
- a CDS encoding NAD(P)-dependent alcohol dehydrogenase, with translation MNMQTEQRKQTTRQYNFATIKPLKLMHAVVFDNYGGASVLRTGVVEVPRRLPGQLLIHVEASSVNPIDYRLRRGELKGLLLFGFPRVPGYDVAGQIVDCDPDAPFKPGDRVMAYLNHLRGGACAEFVVCPIDVAAKIPDTMPMQEAAAIPLAGTTALQSLRDHGQIAPGKRVLINGASGGVGAFAIQIAKRYEAHVTAIASGSNEDFCIDLGADRFYDYSEVDYTNLGEQWDLIFDVAGKSGYLDARRVLSEGGRYVSTEPNAIEMFMTVVTWPLSKSGTVMLAKPSAADLRELIELYELGKLKVTIDSVFSMNQAADAHRRVEAGVDHGKVVLVNRF, from the coding sequence ATGAACATGCAAACCGAACAACGCAAACAAACTACACGCCAATACAACTTCGCGACAATCAAACCACTCAAACTGATGCATGCGGTCGTCTTCGACAACTACGGCGGCGCCAGCGTTCTGCGCACGGGGGTGGTTGAGGTTCCGCGACGACTGCCAGGCCAGCTTCTGATTCATGTGGAGGCGTCGAGCGTGAATCCGATCGACTACCGGCTTCGCAGGGGCGAGTTGAAAGGGTTGCTATTGTTCGGGTTTCCTAGAGTTCCCGGATACGACGTTGCCGGTCAGATCGTGGATTGTGATCCGGATGCTCCCTTCAAGCCCGGTGATCGAGTGATGGCGTATCTCAACCACCTTCGTGGGGGAGCTTGTGCCGAGTTTGTTGTTTGCCCGATTGATGTGGCAGCAAAAATCCCTGACACGATGCCGATGCAGGAAGCGGCCGCGATCCCACTGGCAGGGACGACCGCGCTCCAGTCACTTCGTGATCATGGGCAGATCGCTCCCGGAAAACGGGTGCTCATCAACGGAGCGAGTGGTGGCGTGGGAGCTTTCGCCATTCAAATTGCGAAACGCTACGAAGCACACGTCACCGCGATTGCCAGTGGTTCCAATGAGGATTTCTGCATCGACCTCGGCGCGGATCGTTTCTACGACTACTCCGAAGTTGATTACACCAACTTAGGTGAACAGTGGGATCTGATTTTCGACGTCGCAGGGAAATCTGGTTATCTGGACGCACGTCGTGTGCTTTCCGAAGGCGGGCGCTATGTTTCAACCGAACCCAATGCGATCGAGATGTTCATGACAGTCGTGACGTGGCCATTGTCGAAGTCCGGGACCGTGATGCTGGCCAAACCTTCGGCCGCTGATCTCCGTGAGCTAATCGAACTCTACGAACTCGGTAAACTGAAGGTAACGATCGACAGTGTGTTTTCAATGAACCAGGCCGCCGATGCGCATCGCCGCGTCGAAGCAGGCGTCGACCACGGAAAAGTCGTGCTGGTGAACCGATTTTAG
- the hxpB gene encoding hexitol phosphatase HxpB produces the protein MMIEAAVFDMDGLMIDSQPYWQDAQLAVFPPLGVTITRQDTIDTTGMRVDELVQRCYERSPWDSVSREVVCDRIVDRVIERVRAHKPAMPGLNQAIDVCQQAGLKLAVASSSPMTLIQATIDALDLNDVFEVIVSGAQLRYSKPHPEVYLNAGDALGVQPQRCLALEDSFIGLLAAKAAQMKTIVIPETAAANQNHFVIADRQLTSLQELTVDLLNSF, from the coding sequence ATGATGATTGAAGCAGCAGTGTTTGACATGGACGGTTTGATGATTGACTCGCAGCCCTATTGGCAAGATGCCCAATTGGCGGTCTTTCCCCCGCTTGGCGTCACCATTACCCGCCAAGACACGATCGACACGACAGGAATGCGAGTCGATGAGCTTGTCCAAAGGTGCTACGAAAGGTCGCCTTGGGATTCGGTCAGCCGCGAAGTCGTCTGCGACCGAATCGTCGACCGTGTGATTGAACGAGTGCGAGCGCACAAGCCCGCGATGCCTGGATTGAACCAGGCGATTGACGTTTGCCAACAGGCAGGATTGAAACTCGCAGTCGCTTCGTCGTCACCGATGACGTTGATCCAGGCGACGATCGATGCGCTCGATCTGAATGACGTTTTCGAAGTGATCGTATCAGGTGCTCAATTACGGTACTCGAAGCCTCATCCCGAAGTTTACCTGAACGCCGGTGACGCACTGGGCGTCCAGCCCCAGCGGTGTCTTGCGTTGGAGGACTCGTTTATTGGGCTACTGGCCGCCAAAGCAGCTCAGATGAAAACGATCGTGATTCCCGAAACGGCCGCCGCAAATCAAAACCACTTCGTCATCGCCGATCGCCAACTCACCTCGTTGCAGGAATTGACCGTAGACCTGCTGAATTCTTTTTAA
- the dps gene encoding DNA starvation/stationary phase protection protein Dps produces the protein MSMATATELETRIDIPLCSREPMIDLLNQQLADTFDLYSQIKQAHWNVKGMKFMSLHVLFDDLAANFDRYADDIAERATALGGLARGTARLAATNSQIDELPIEMTDGKEFVVAMADRFAAYGASSRAAIKRAEDENDAVTADLFTEITREVNKSLYFLESHLQG, from the coding sequence ATGAGCATGGCAACCGCAACGGAACTCGAGACTCGGATCGACATCCCCCTGTGTTCGCGTGAACCGATGATCGACCTGTTAAATCAGCAGCTTGCCGACACGTTCGACCTGTACTCGCAGATCAAGCAGGCTCACTGGAACGTGAAAGGAATGAAGTTCATGTCATTGCACGTGCTGTTCGACGATCTAGCCGCCAACTTTGATCGTTACGCAGATGACATCGCCGAGCGGGCGACTGCGTTGGGCGGCTTGGCACGCGGTACCGCAAGACTGGCGGCAACGAACTCGCAGATTGATGAACTGCCGATCGAGATGACCGATGGCAAGGAATTTGTCGTTGCGATGGCGGATCGATTCGCTGCGTACGGCGCGTCGTCACGTGCCGCCATCAAACGAGCCGAAGACGAAAACGATGCGGTCACCGCGGATTTGTTTACCGAGATCACTCGTGAAGTCAACAAGAGTCTTTACTTCCTCGAATCGCACCTTCAGGGATAG